In the genome of Dromiciops gliroides isolate mDroGli1 chromosome 1, mDroGli1.pri, whole genome shotgun sequence, the window TGGTTccttttacatgataatttttcaGATAGTTAAAGGAAGTTATTGTGTCCTCCCcgagtcttctttttttccaagttAAGCATTCACAGTTCCttcaagcatttttcatatgtccagAGACCAAGGCTCTTCACTGTCTTGGGggccctcctctggacactctccaccTTATCAATGTCCATtttaaagtggggggggggtccaAAACTGAGCACAAAACTCCAGATAAAGTCTGATGAGGGCTTTCACCTCCTCCTTCCTGGACTTCCTGGCCCACTTCCTGGCCCACTTAATGcccacattagcttttttggctgctcCATTATTACTGTTGACTCctattgagtttgcagtccactcAAACTTCCTGATCTTTTTCAGAGAATCTTCTGTCCAACAgtgttttcctcttctcttacttgtgaagttgatttttttcatactcaagtgtaagactttacattgacACCTATGGAATTTCATCTTAGTTTCAGCCCAATTCTTTAGCCTGTCAAAATCTTATTGGATTCTAACTCTATCATCTACCATATTAACTGTTCTTTCCAGCTTCTTATTATCTGCTAGTTTATTAAGCATGCCACCCATTCCTTTATTCAAATGTAGTCTCTGGCTCACTCCCTGAGAACTCACCAGGCTACATCTATAGTTCTGAGTTCCAGGGCACTgtaaggatttttgtttttggggtgtgtgtgtgtgtgtgtgcgtgtgtggtcATTGGCTTGAGTCCCCACTCATTATATCCTCCTCTTCCCTAACATTATGTACCAGTAATTAGCATCCAAGTTCCATTTAACACTTAAAATCAATGAGCTTTTATGAAAGGATATTTTCattgaagatatagcaagaatagACATACAAACATTTCCTTCCCACATCTTAGGATACATTTTTGCTGAATTCCTACATAATATTGGTCTCACCAAGTTTATATCCGGATTATAGCCTAGCTGACTGATGAATCCCTTGTATCAGTTATCACTGCCTGGTCTAAGAAGCTGTATTGTCTCTTTGTAATCATCATTTACCTTTCTAGATATTCCCTGATTATCTTTCTAACTTAGTCTTTCATATTTAGATTGGGGGAGAAAAAGTGTGGAGCCACCCAAAGAATTGTCTCAACATTCATTCTGAAGTTTAGCAAAGACCCACTTTCCTCAAGAATTTGGCCTTCCTGGGATCCTGCCAAGGAAGGGATGGTGGCAGCATCCCTGAGCCTGCTATATCTGCCCTTGGCCAGAACCCAATATGGAGTCCACTACTTTTTTTAAGCAGCCCAATAATTTTGTTGAGATAGGGAACTATAAGAGGGGAAATTCCCTTGACTGATGCAGATCAAATACACTCTGAAACTTAGTCTTGGAGTTTCCTGAGACAttgaagagttaaatgacttgcccatggtcatacagtcaGTTCATGCTGGAGTCAGACTTAAAACCAGGTcttggtcttctgacttcaaggctaTGCTACTGTATCATGTAACCTCTTAAAGTCCCTTGTTTTACTGGTGCTTCATGACATTGGTGGGTTCCCAGGAGCCTGGGAACAAGTGTCCCTCCCACTCACTTCCTAGATCCTCTTGTTGTCTTCATAACCCACTTCCTGTCATCTTGTGTTCCCCTTGCCCTTCCCAAGAATGACAGTTTAGGTTTCTTCCTGTGGCACAGTGAGCTAGCTCAATGGGAAAATTTTGGTCCTGGAACAGAAGTGACTGTGCTCTCACGTAAGTTTCCATGTTCCTATCAGGGGTGGGGGAAAATGGGCAGAGGATCCTTTTCCATTGAACCCTAAAAAAGCTACAGGATTGTGGGAGGAATCTTAGACTGGGTTGATGACTCCAGTCATCCTTTACCTAAGTCTGTGGTGATGAGTCAGTTCCTACAGCCAACCCTGTCTCCTAATGCTAGGATGTCCCAAACTCACTACTCCAGGAACTCCCAAccatagccattccccaaacctTTGAATTCCAAACCTAAGGACCCAAAGGTATTGAATTTTACCTCTTCTGATTCTAGGCACTTCACCTTCCAATCCCAAGAAATCCCCCGAACCTGACAGACTGATGGATCCCGGGAGCTCCCTGCCCCTAACCCCAGAAATAGCCCTAATCCCTGAAACCCCCTGAACTTTGTCAAGGACTATGCTTGCCTTTTCTTATAGCTATGGGACTCATGTCCCCCATTTCACTCCCTATGATATATCTAAAGAAAAATAgaccctgagtttgaatctaaagtgctggggaaggggagaagagtcTAGGGCAGAATGGCTTTGAGGGGACTTAAAGATTCATGATCTTCTCTCCTAGGAGGAAGGATGGATTACTTGTCCCTACTTACTCTGCCCCCATCACTCTTTGTCTGTACAGGAGATGAGACACAGCTGAAAGAGTCAGGGGGAGGCCTGCATCTGGCTGGAAGGACCCTGAGCctcaagtgccaagtgtctggcTTTCAGTTGAATACAAGCAGACTAGGCTGGTCCCTTTGGGCCCCTGGACATGCCCCATTGTGGTTGATCAGCCTTGACAACCCACTTTCAGAAACTAGAGAGGGCCACATCATCTCCTCTAGGGAGGACACCAGCagccagattgttctccagattAAGAACCTCAGCCTTGGAGACTCTGGCAAATATCATTGTGCGAGGAAGGTGGGTGATGGAGTTGACACAGACAAGCTGGTCTTTGGTCCTGGGACAGATGTGACAGTAGAACCAGGTGAGTGCCTCCTCTGACCCAACCCTAAGGAAATGGATCATGTTAAGTGTGGGCCTGGCCCCAGGTCATAAAGAAAATCAGTGCTGGTGCCCAGAGCAGAACAAAGATCCTTCATTTCCCAGACCCTTCTCTACTACAGTGTGCTATGTGAACATGCACAGTTAGCACACCCTCTCTAAGTGTAACTCCTGGGGATGGACTGTTATAGGTTATTTAAGGACTTTGAGTTCCCACCCTAATATGGCTAATGGACTGGGGACACCCATGAAGCCCAGAGACCTATCAGCCCCAGTGGAAGCCAGGAGtggggggagatgggagggagaaaaggggctGTGATCTGGGGGCAGCCTAACATGTGATATGGGGATATGAGAGCCAGCCTTGGGCTGGGGCCAGGGAGCTGGGCTAAGGTCTATTTTTTACAGTTATTTGGTCACATGAACTCAATTCCCACATATGGGGTTCAGGTGAGAGAGGGGTGGGAAACAAGGTTGAGGTCTGTTGTTCACAGTTACATGGTTTCATATGTTTGCTCCCCACACAAGGGGCCAGGCCAGGGCTGAGAGGGGGCCAGGAAGTGGGTGAGGTTTGCTTTTCACAGTTATTTGGTCACATATGTGCTTTCCCACAACTGGGTCTGGGTTACAGGCTGGAAGCATACCCAGTAGGGCCCATCTGAGTGACAGGAAGCCATGGTTTGATTGCAGGACCTCGGGCCCCTTTGTCACCCAGCGTGTTCCTGGTGAGGAGTCAGGATGCTGTGGCCTGTCTGGTCAGTGACTTCTTCCCCAAGGAACTCCATGTATCTCTGGCCTCTCCTAGGGCCTCAGTCTCAGCCCAGGCCCTCACTGTGGCTCCCACAGCCCATGGCACCTACAGTGCCATCCAGATTGGCAGGGTTGGTGAGAATGACTCAGTAACCTGCTCAGTGCAGCACCTTGGGAAAGAGACCCTTGTGTCCTACCAGCCAGGTATGAGCAGCCCCTGCCTGGGGATGGTGAGGGGTACCAAGAAGGGGCATCTTGTGCTTTGGAACTGTTTTTCAGATCAatgagggacagaaagagaggcAGGAACAAGAATTTGGGGTAAATGttgtagagagaagaggagatgcCTGTTAGGGGTGCTTGAGTAGAAAGGTTTATTCCAGACCAATGTTTCCTGACTTGGAATGGGGGGAGGAATCCATAAATAGGGGATGAGATTCCTGGGATAGATGAGGGGAAGCCTGGATGATGAAAGGTGTTTTGAACTATAGAGGGAAGTCCTAGGCTGGGAAGGAAACTCTTGGGTTCACTGAATCCCAAGGCTGTGCCTGATTATATCTTTCTGCCTTCAGACACTGGGATCACCCCTCAGCTGGAACCATCATTCCAAGACAAGGAACTCACAGGTGGGTTAAAGGTGAAAGGGCAGAGATAATGAGATTGGGAGTAAGCAACATGATCAGAAGGGAGACAATTCTACCAATCTGACAGTCTCCATATTTCCCAGTCTGATAATGGGATAGCCCAGAGTTCCTCATGGCCATGACCAACACAGAGCATGATACAAACAGCAATGGTATGTGATAGTTCGAGGCTCAGACATATGCAGAAGGGCTCGGTATGACTAATGACTCAGGGATTGGAGGGAGTGCTGGCTTTGAACTTCAGAGTGTGTAGAGATCCCAAATTCAGGGAACATGCCAGTCCAGAGCTCAGGGTGAGGAGGAGCTCCTTCCTATTCTCCCTGGCCTTCTCAGCTGCTCTTCTTCCCTGGAAGGTTCCCACCTTCTCCCTTCTCTGGTCAATGTTTGAGTCTCAGTGGAGGAAATCTTAAAGCTGAATTAACTTCATTCACTGTAGATTTATACTATAGCATCTCACCTAGGGCCTCCCCTCAAATTTATATTTATCCAACTCTTTTTTTCATCAACATAGTGGATGGAGAGGGGACCTTCAGGTTAGGAATacatgggtttaaatcccacctgtaccatatactggctgtgtgcccCATGGCATATTATTGCTCTAGGCTACTCTTGAATATGATAATTAGCAGAGAAAGTACCAATCtgaattggtggagggagttaCCTCACCCAGGATTTCCCTCTACCAATAAAATAAGTctaatctggggggcagctaggtggcgcagtggatagagcaacggccctggattcaggactacctgagttcaaatccggcctcagacacttaacacttactagctgtgtgaccctgggcaagtcacttaaccccaattgcctcactaaaaaaaaaaagtctaatcccCGTCTCTATCTTTATTCCCTATAGTAACAGTTCTaagcctcctcttcttctctaccTCTTTGGCAACCCACATCTCCCACAGGTTTGGAAGACATCTTGGCATTCTCCTTCTCTAAGGAGACTGATGCCGTCTTATGTGAGCAATCTCTCTCTTGGTCCTCCATCTCATGCACATGCATTTTCAGCTTCAGCATCTACTCCTACCCTGTGACCAAAGAATAATATTTGCCAACATGTATTCTGAACTTTAAGGTCTACAGATCACTTTACATAcaccatctcatttgagcctcaaaagtGCCCTGTGAAGGAGGTACCAGAGCTATTGCCTCCTCCCACCTCTtgtaaatgaggaagctgagtttCAGAAAGATATAGTGATTTGTCCATCATTACACAGTTATTAAGAAGGGaaactcagtgaatagagcacactGGGTCtacaatcaggaaaacctgagttcaaatctagtctcagacacttcctagctgtgtgaccttgggcaagtcacttatcctctgtttgACAAAATAGATccactagggaaggaaatggcaaaccactgtgctatccttgccaagaaaatgctaaatgAGGCCATGCAGGGTTGATCACAgctggaatgactgaacagcacCACCACCAACACACAGGCTCTTCATTTCAAGAAAGTAATTTTGGTGGTTGTTGAGAATAAGCTTGAGTGGTAAAAAACCTGAGGCATGGAGACCCAACTTGAAAGCTTAATAAAATAGGTCTTGTACTCTTTCTAATTCATCACACATGAGGAATCCCTGGTGTAGTCTCTGCCATTGATCCCATCTCCTCCTGCCTCCTCCAGGGCCTTGATCCATCTCCAATGTCTCCATTACtcctagttccttccctctgatgATAAACGTTGTTCTTTTCAAACCCATTACCTAATTTCCCACAACCCACTTCTATGGCaactctcttctccccctcactGCTAAAATTCTAGGGGTTGTCATAATTAATTCTCTGGTCACTTTCTCCCCAGGCCCTTCACATGTATCTTTCACATTCTACCTCTCTACACAGTGAATTCTTCCAGTGATTTTCTAACCATCAAATCCAGAGGCCTTTTTCAGTCTCCATTCTCCTTAGACCACTCTGCAACTTTTTATACACATTATCACCTCTGACTGAataccttccccccacccccactgtccTCCAGAGACACTCTATTATCTTTACTTTTCACTCCCCTTTCTAACTGCTATTTGTCTATCTTCCTCTCTGTACCCTCCTTAGTGTGGATACCCCTTAGTGTCCAGTCCTgcactttcttctcttcctttgactctctttcctttgtcaATCTCATTTACTTCTTAGGTTTCACTAccaagtctctttctctcttttttttcagggcaatgagggttaagtgatttgcctggggtcacacagctagtaagtgtcaagtgtctgaggctggatttgaactcagatcctcctgaatccagggctggtgctttatccattgtgccacctagctgccctcactacCAAGTCTCAGTTGGTAACTCACAGCTCTCTTATGAGTCTCAATACCACATCTTCAAATGCCTTCAGAACATGCCTATGTAGATAGACCACTGGTTCCTCAAatttaatgtgtttattttttcttcctatatttgACAACATTTCCCCTTGTTCTGCTATTATTCAGTTCACCCCTTCTCCCATGTTGTATACTTGGGGTGATTGTTGATTTTTCAGTCTTATATCCAATTAGTCACCAAGTTCTGCCAATTCTGCTTCTACAATATATTTTACTCCTGTTTGTGCCTCTTTATTCTTATTGCCATCTTCCTATTAATGGTCCTCATTATCCAGGATTGTTAAGATATTCCCCTGATATGTCTTCCCATCTCTGCTTTTCCATTCACATCACAATACAACTACCAGAATAATTAGCCATAGATGTATTgaagattttataaatatatacatatatatttatatacacacatatatgtctatatatataaaatctatatctatgatatatactatatctatctatctatctatctatatatagtcatttcacttctc includes:
- the LOC122735176 gene encoding immunoglobulin gamma-1 heavy chain-like → MFTRSPNTLTRACLLELLLSILPGFWAQVRLVETGGRLIHEGQSVTLTCTASGLYFKDFAMSWHRSSVTGGSKEFVASITAGVGSTKDYREDMKGRILIFRKNKDNTVSLTLRQVQKEDSGIYYCASLTVELAQWENFGPGTEVTVLSRDETQLKESGGGLHLAGRTLSLKCQVSGFQLNTSRLGWSLWAPGHAPLWLISLDNPLSETREGHIISSREDTSSQIVLQIKNLSLGDSGKYHCARKVGDGVDTDKLVFGPGTDVTVEPGPRAPLSPSVFLVRSQDAVACLVSDFFPKELHVSLASPRASVSAQALTVAPTAHGTYSAIQIGRVGENDSVTCSVQHLGKETLVSYQPDTGITPQLEPSFQDKELTAGEPGPEQENQVFLKLLGLRLLLIKTMAINTLFTTMTLIF